The following proteins are co-located in the Clostridiales bacterium genome:
- a CDS encoding iron-containing alcohol dehydrogenase, giving the protein MSFHYYMPTRILFGKGKLNELHKQLLPGNKALIVISAGQSIKKNGYLARVEEQLNKAGIAHVLFDKILPNPVKDHVMEGAALARDQKCDFIVGLGGGSSIDSAKSIAVMATNDGDYWDYISGGTGKGKPVPNSPLPIVAITTTAGTGTEADPWTVITNGNEKIGFGYDRTFPVLSVVDPDLMLTIPADLTAYQGFDALFHSTEGYLNKTANEMSDLFALKAISLISKSLAKAVADGSDENARGEVALANTLSGIVESTSGCISEHSIEHALSAYHPKLPHGAGLIMISIAYYMFLVQSGSCDQRLIDMAKALGKSNAHHPIDFVVALRELQKDCGVADLKLSDYGIQREEIPVIAKNAMETMGGLYQVDPCTITLDDTIKILEESYK; this is encoded by the coding sequence ATGAGTTTTCATTATTACATGCCTACACGCATCCTCTTTGGGAAGGGAAAACTGAATGAGCTTCACAAGCAGCTGCTTCCGGGGAATAAAGCTCTGATCGTTATTTCCGCAGGACAGTCAATAAAAAAGAACGGATATTTAGCACGCGTCGAGGAGCAGCTAAACAAGGCAGGTATCGCTCACGTGCTTTTTGACAAAATTCTGCCGAACCCTGTGAAAGACCACGTAATGGAAGGAGCTGCACTTGCAAGAGACCAAAAATGCGATTTCATTGTTGGTCTTGGAGGAGGAAGCAGTATTGATTCAGCCAAATCCATCGCGGTTATGGCAACAAATGACGGTGACTATTGGGATTATATCTCAGGTGGCACCGGAAAAGGAAAGCCGGTTCCGAATTCGCCTCTGCCAATCGTCGCCATCACCACAACAGCAGGTACTGGAACCGAAGCCGATCCCTGGACCGTTATCACCAATGGAAATGAGAAAATCGGCTTTGGCTATGACAGAACGTTCCCTGTTCTTTCTGTGGTAGACCCTGATCTGATGCTCACTATTCCTGCTGATCTCACAGCCTATCAAGGATTTGATGCTCTGTTCCATAGCACAGAAGGATATCTGAACAAGACAGCTAATGAAATGAGCGATCTCTTTGCGCTCAAGGCGATTTCTCTGATCAGCAAGAGTCTTGCCAAAGCAGTAGCCGACGGCAGCGACGAAAATGCCCGTGGAGAGGTTGCTCTGGCCAATACCCTGTCCGGTATCGTCGAGTCCACATCAGGCTGCATATCAGAGCACTCCATCGAACACGCGCTGAGCGCATACCATCCCAAGCTGCCCCATGGTGCGGGCCTCATCATGATCAGCATCGCTTATTACATGTTTCTGGTGCAGTCAGGAAGCTGCGACCAGCGTCTCATTGACATGGCCAAAGCACTCGGCAAAAGCAATGCCCATCATCCTATCGATTTCGTTGTAGCCCTCAGAGAACTGCAAAAGGACTGTGGTGTTGCAGATCTCAAGCTTTCCGATTATGGAATTCAAAGAGAAGAAATTCCTGTTATTGCAAAGAATGCCATGGAAACTATGGGCGGTCTTTATCAGGTCGATCCATGTACCATCACCCTTGATGATACCATTAAAATTTTGGAAGAGTCTTATAAATAG
- a CDS encoding flavodoxin, producing the protein MSKVAVVYWSGTGNTKIMAQEVAAGAEAAGAEVSVYTPADFSAGMMDQFDAVAFGCPSMGAEVLEEAEFDPMFESCQPKLKGKKIALFGSYGWGDGEWMRNWEKTCTDEGANLAYDCVMANEEPDEDAKESCRELGKALA; encoded by the coding sequence ATGAGTAAAGTAGCAGTCGTTTATTGGAGTGGAACTGGCAATACCAAGATTATGGCCCAAGAGGTAGCAGCAGGAGCTGAAGCTGCAGGGGCAGAGGTTTCGGTCTATACTCCCGCAGATTTTTCCGCAGGTATGATGGATCAGTTTGATGCGGTGGCATTTGGCTGCCCTTCCATGGGAGCAGAGGTACTGGAGGAAGCGGAATTTGATCCGATGTTTGAATCCTGCCAGCCGAAGCTGAAGGGAAAGAAGATCGCACTGTTTGGATCCTACGGCTGGGGAGATGGTGAGTGGATGCGAAATTGGGAGAAAACCTGCACAGATGAAGGAGCGAATCTGGCTTATGATTGTGTCATGGCCAACGAAGAGCCGGATGAAGATGCAAAGGAATCCTGCAGGGAACTGGGAAAAGCACTGGCTTAA
- a CDS encoding oligosaccharide flippase family protein, giving the protein MKRVLFINALIIIITSLLFNTVGISFRVFMSNQIGTEGMGLLQLIMSIYMIATLFVVTGINVSVTRLVAEEGGRYSFAVSRALLMRAFSVSFLFSIPAFLFLFFGAELIGTKLLNDTRTIFSLKLLAAGMPFMGISSCIKGYFYAQSKLVRPAGSQAIEIVIQIAVVVSILDYFMQGGLEYACAAIVLGIAIAEIVSCMFLLTLYWLEKRKKDPEVSDIFFQKRIIRKMLSIAFPVSVSSLLRGILKAIENIMIPIAFVNYGHTKKLALEEYGQIQGMVMPVLLFPASFLIAFSSLLIPEISEANACKHKRRVRYSVTRAIQITLFMSIFTAGFFIAFGDRLGILIYDSYECGRMMKLLAPLIPFIYIDFVADDLLKGLNHQMSTLVYSIYDAVVKIALIYFLIPAEGLNGFIIVLYISCAFSTFLVVRKLLLTTEIKMKYLDWIFKPALSVAAAAYSAIFFLKPTGLFLSDSLFVVFTGILMGLFYFLFLIKLGCITKEDLIWMRGMLSYTSNLRPPG; this is encoded by the coding sequence TTGAAACGAGTACTGTTTATCAACGCGTTGATTATCATAATCACATCCCTGCTGTTCAATACGGTAGGGATTTCTTTCAGGGTTTTTATGTCAAACCAGATCGGTACTGAAGGGATGGGGCTTCTTCAGCTTATCATGTCAATCTACATGATCGCAACGCTCTTTGTTGTAACGGGAATCAATGTCAGCGTTACAAGGCTCGTTGCAGAAGAAGGCGGAAGGTATTCTTTTGCTGTTTCCAGAGCCCTTTTGATGAGAGCATTCTCTGTCAGTTTCCTATTTAGTATCCCTGCATTTCTTTTTTTATTTTTTGGTGCAGAGTTGATCGGTACCAAGCTTTTAAATGATACGCGGACCATCTTTTCTCTGAAGCTCCTCGCAGCAGGAATGCCATTCATGGGAATTTCCTCCTGCATCAAAGGATATTTTTACGCACAAAGCAAACTGGTCAGACCCGCTGGCTCACAGGCCATCGAAATTGTGATCCAAATTGCGGTGGTCGTGAGTATTCTTGACTATTTCATGCAGGGAGGCTTGGAATATGCCTGCGCTGCAATTGTACTTGGAATCGCAATTGCCGAAATTGTCTCTTGTATGTTTCTTCTGACCCTCTACTGGCTGGAAAAAAGAAAGAAAGATCCGGAAGTTTCTGATATATTTTTTCAAAAGCGCATTATCAGGAAAATGCTTTCCATTGCCTTCCCCGTGTCTGTCAGTTCCCTGCTGCGCGGCATATTAAAAGCGATTGAAAACATTATGATACCCATTGCTTTTGTTAATTATGGACACACGAAAAAACTTGCCCTGGAGGAGTATGGGCAAATTCAGGGCATGGTAATGCCGGTTCTTCTGTTTCCGGCCTCTTTCCTGATTGCTTTTTCTTCTTTGCTCATCCCTGAAATTTCTGAGGCGAACGCCTGCAAGCACAAGCGAAGAGTGCGGTATTCAGTGACAAGAGCAATTCAGATCACACTTTTTATGTCCATATTTACAGCTGGTTTTTTTATTGCCTTCGGAGATCGCCTTGGTATTCTGATCTATGACAGCTACGAGTGCGGCAGAATGATGAAATTACTAGCACCTTTGATTCCCTTTATCTATATTGATTTTGTAGCGGATGACCTTCTAAAGGGACTCAACCATCAAATGAGTACGCTGGTCTACAGCATCTACGATGCAGTGGTAAAAATTGCACTGATCTATTTTCTAATTCCGGCAGAAGGCTTGAATGGTTTCATTATCGTTCTTTACATCAGCTGCGCTTTTAGTACGTTCCTCGTGGTAAGAAAACTGCTTTTGACAACAGAAATTAAAATGAAATATCTAGACTGGATCTTTAAGCCTGCTTTATCGGTAGCGGCGGCGGCTTACTCCGCTATTTTTTTTCTAAAACCTACCGGACTGTTTCTATCTGATTCGCTCTTTGTGGTTTTTACGGGGATTCTAATGGGGCTTTTCTATTTTCTATTCTTGATCAAACTGGGCTGTATCACAAAGGAAGACCTGATTTGGATGAGAGGGATGCTGAGTTATACCAGCAATCTCAGGCCGCCTGGATAA
- a CDS encoding amino acid adenylation domain-containing protein has product MSEELCLNPMETENQNENQKFEQLPDKRVAFAGMRYSLTHQQKGIWYMEKLYPDTSIGVIAATLRVRGSVDLDLIAAAINLFIEKNDAIRSRITEENGEPVQYISPYEPVLFERYEFSSNEELYRWDEIQSALPFQLVDAPLFYFALVRVSDSDAGFYIRMHHLISDAWTMVLLVNQVFEYYAALSEGREVDPSLLPSYTAYIENEKKYLASKRFESDKIYWEEKFENWQEVCTLKSRKTSGISSKAKRRTLVLPQKLSAKIYEYCRSKGVSEFSLFIAAVSMYLNRVAGKENVVLGTTLLNRTNAAEKNTAGMFASLGVPLSIPIRYDMNFDGFVELVSKEILSALRHQKYPYDMLLRHVREKKKTADSLFDIVLTFQNSKFDKGLFSGNYISRWHFTGHQIESLIINLNAREHDGQLIVDYDYLVDLFCATEIDFIHQHIINLLWHALDNPLKEIERLNMLSEKERKKILYNFNETSAEYPMDKTMPELLDEQTKKTPDNIAVSCGETSITYRELKDRSNRLAVRLQELGVGRDSVVGLAFYRSIEMVVAVWGVMKAGGAYLPIDPSNPPERAEHMLTECEAKIVLTHDAARFATSCSCSILNLDEPQSYAKIGAEPKSHPNPGDMAYVIYTSGSTGKPKGAMLEHRGLVNRLWWMQRRYPLTQESVILQKTPYTFDVSVWELMWWALTGAQVTMLSPGGEKDPAVIIDAIKNKQVTTMHFVPSMLSAFLQYLESSSRTEELSTLRQVFASGEALGLEQVRRFNRLLNRPYGTELYNLYGPTEATVDVSYFDCSPDVTLNCVPIGRPIDNTRLYILDPHLNLLPIGIPGELYIGGVGLARGYIGQPELTQERFLPDPYMPGERIYKTGDLARWFSQGDIEYLGRLDHQLKIRGFRVELGEIENRLMQHKAIRDVVVTGIDYAGQKHLCAYYAAERELSSRDLRAHIQKKLPEYMVPSFFVQLDSIPVSANGKADRKALPLPLLANEKRSYTPPGNNIETRLCQVAEDILKLERVGIEDNLFELGADSLTVIAILSQIYDEGWGLTASDFYTCSNIRELAAKASGLIRPDEDLLEIETPSFPLEEYETDMAYDALTAAESISLGGILLTGSTGFLGAHLLYELLTQTSSTIHCLIRAKDDQQAAERLESTMKFYFGEDETLLLRSRVHAIQGDVSLPSFGLGTEAYQLLGKAVNTVIHSAAIVKYFGPYEQIRKINVEGTQEVIHFCKSFNCVLGHVSTDAITGNYLVDQNVTGLFTERDFYIGQNYKGNIYVRSKFEAENRVLRAIREDKLKAIIFRMGNLTGRYLDGHFQPNMAENAFYATLKEVVTSGVVSEKILMQELEFSPVDSSAQAILRLLCNPKSEGRIYHLMNPKTLTLKELISVFASLGIFIRTQSSGKRTGKDDVQLTEESASVYLMRGELAYGAPIQITADYTVGSLQRLGFAWPEIEQGYLGRILEHMKKNEFIA; this is encoded by the coding sequence ATGTCGGAAGAATTATGTTTGAATCCAATGGAAACTGAGAACCAAAATGAGAACCAAAAGTTTGAGCAGCTTCCTGATAAACGCGTTGCGTTCGCTGGTATGCGATATTCACTGACGCATCAGCAAAAAGGCATCTGGTATATGGAGAAATTGTATCCCGATACCAGCATAGGAGTTATTGCCGCTACGCTGCGCGTACGGGGCTCTGTGGATCTCGATTTGATTGCGGCTGCAATTAATCTCTTTATCGAAAAAAACGATGCAATCCGATCCCGGATCACCGAAGAAAACGGCGAACCGGTACAGTACATTTCACCTTATGAGCCAGTTCTTTTTGAACGATATGAATTTTCTTCCAACGAGGAACTTTACAGGTGGGATGAGATTCAATCCGCCCTGCCCTTTCAGTTGGTGGACGCGCCCCTTTTCTATTTTGCCTTGGTCCGCGTTAGCGATAGCGATGCTGGCTTTTATATCCGTATGCACCATCTGATCTCAGATGCTTGGACCATGGTTTTGCTGGTCAACCAAGTCTTTGAATATTACGCAGCGCTTTCGGAAGGACGTGAGGTTGATCCGTCTTTGCTGCCTTCTTATACTGCTTACATAGAAAATGAGAAGAAGTATCTCGCTTCCAAAAGGTTTGAGAGCGATAAGATCTATTGGGAAGAGAAATTTGAAAACTGGCAGGAGGTCTGTACCCTGAAAAGCAGAAAGACCAGCGGTATCTCCTCCAAAGCAAAGCGCAGGACATTGGTGCTGCCCCAAAAGCTTTCCGCCAAAATTTATGAGTACTGCCGAAGCAAAGGTGTTTCCGAGTTCAGTCTTTTTATTGCTGCCGTTTCAATGTATCTGAACCGGGTAGCCGGTAAGGAAAACGTTGTACTCGGTACGACGCTGCTGAACCGGACCAATGCAGCGGAAAAAAACACTGCTGGGATGTTCGCCAGTCTTGGTGTTCCCCTATCCATTCCCATTCGTTACGACATGAATTTTGACGGTTTTGTTGAGCTGGTATCAAAGGAGATTTTATCTGCCCTACGGCATCAAAAATATCCCTACGATATGCTGCTTCGTCACGTAAGAGAAAAGAAAAAGACTGCTGACAGCTTATTTGATATTGTTTTAACGTTTCAAAACTCTAAATTTGATAAAGGGTTATTCTCGGGAAATTATATTTCCCGCTGGCACTTTACCGGCCACCAGATCGAATCCCTCATCATCAATTTGAATGCACGGGAACATGACGGACAGCTTATAGTAGACTACGACTACCTGGTGGATCTTTTCTGCGCCACAGAGATCGATTTCATCCACCAGCATATCATTAATCTTCTTTGGCATGCACTGGATAACCCTTTGAAGGAAATTGAGCGTCTCAATATGCTTTCAGAAAAGGAACGAAAAAAAATTCTTTATAATTTCAACGAAACAAGTGCGGAATATCCAATGGATAAAACCATGCCGGAGTTGCTGGATGAGCAAACGAAAAAAACACCAGACAACATCGCGGTATCCTGCGGTGAAACTTCTATTACCTACCGTGAACTAAAGGATCGTTCAAACAGGCTGGCAGTCCGTCTACAAGAGCTTGGTGTCGGCCGTGACTCAGTAGTTGGGCTGGCATTCTATCGCAGTATTGAGATGGTAGTGGCTGTGTGGGGTGTGATGAAGGCTGGAGGAGCATATCTTCCCATCGATCCATCCAATCCGCCAGAGCGAGCAGAGCATATGCTTACCGAATGCGAAGCCAAGATTGTTCTCACCCACGATGCAGCCCGCTTTGCAACCTCTTGTTCCTGCAGCATACTGAATCTGGACGAGCCGCAAAGCTACGCTAAAATCGGAGCCGAGCCCAAAAGCCATCCGAATCCCGGTGATATGGCCTATGTCATCTACACGTCCGGCTCCACCGGAAAACCAAAGGGGGCTATGCTAGAGCATAGAGGGCTTGTCAATCGCCTTTGGTGGATGCAGAGGCGCTATCCGCTTACTCAGGAAAGTGTGATTCTACAAAAGACACCCTATACCTTCGATGTCTCTGTTTGGGAACTGATGTGGTGGGCATTGACAGGCGCGCAGGTAACCATGCTCTCACCCGGAGGGGAAAAAGACCCCGCCGTCATCATTGATGCGATCAAAAACAAGCAGGTTACGACTATGCATTTCGTACCTTCCATGCTGAGCGCTTTTTTGCAGTACCTTGAAAGCAGCAGCCGCACAGAGGAGCTATCCACTCTTCGGCAGGTATTTGCCAGCGGGGAAGCCCTTGGGCTGGAACAGGTTCGCAGGTTCAACCGATTGCTGAATCGCCCTTATGGTACGGAATTATATAACTTATACGGCCCAACTGAGGCAACGGTAGACGTCTCTTATTTCGACTGCTCACCGGACGTAACGCTGAATTGTGTGCCTATCGGACGGCCCATTGACAATACACGTCTTTATATCCTTGACCCCCACCTGAATCTTCTGCCGATCGGAATTCCCGGGGAGCTTTATATCGGCGGTGTGGGACTTGCCAGAGGATATATCGGTCAGCCGGAGCTTACGCAAGAACGTTTCTTACCGGACCCCTATATGCCCGGGGAGCGTATCTATAAAACCGGAGATCTAGCCAGATGGTTTTCCCAGGGAGATATTGAATACCTTGGAAGGCTGGATCATCAACTAAAAATCAGGGGCTTCCGCGTAGAGCTTGGAGAAATCGAAAATCGGCTGATGCAGCATAAGGCCATCCGTGACGTTGTGGTAACAGGAATAGACTATGCAGGGCAAAAGCATCTATGCGCATATTATGCGGCGGAACGTGAGCTTTCGAGCCGTGACCTGCGTGCACATATTCAAAAAAAACTACCGGAATACATGGTTCCCTCCTTTTTTGTTCAATTGGATTCCATTCCGGTCTCTGCAAACGGCAAAGCGGATCGAAAAGCTTTGCCCCTGCCCTTGCTTGCCAATGAGAAGCGCAGCTACACTCCGCCTGGTAATAACATTGAAACCAGGCTCTGCCAAGTTGCAGAAGATATTTTAAAACTTGAACGGGTTGGCATTGAGGACAACCTGTTTGAGCTGGGTGCAGACTCACTCACTGTAATCGCCATCCTCTCGCAAATTTATGACGAAGGCTGGGGGCTGACGGCTTCCGATTTTTACACCTGCTCCAATATTCGGGAACTTGCAGCCAAAGCCTCCGGACTTATCCGCCCTGATGAGGATCTGCTGGAAATTGAAACGCCGTCGTTCCCTTTGGAAGAATACGAAACCGATATGGCGTATGATGCTCTGACAGCGGCAGAGTCCATATCGTTAGGAGGTATATTGCTGACGGGTTCTACTGGTTTTCTTGGTGCTCATCTGCTTTATGAGCTTCTGACCCAGACTTCCTCGACGATTCATTGTTTGATTCGTGCAAAGGATGATCAGCAAGCTGCTGAAAGACTTGAAAGTACAATGAAATTCTACTTTGGAGAAGATGAAACGCTGCTCCTTAGAAGCCGCGTACACGCAATCCAAGGCGACGTTTCCCTGCCGAGCTTCGGGCTTGGAACGGAAGCTTATCAGCTTCTGGGAAAGGCTGTGAATACTGTGATCCATAGTGCTGCTATAGTGAAATATTTCGGCCCCTACGAACAGATCAGAAAGATCAATGTTGAAGGTACCCAGGAGGTCATTCATTTCTGCAAAAGCTTCAATTGTGTCCTAGGGCATGTGTCAACGGATGCTATCACCGGGAATTATCTGGTCGATCAAAACGTAACCGGCTTATTTACTGAACGTGATTTTTATATCGGACAGAACTATAAAGGAAACATCTATGTTCGCAGCAAATTTGAGGCTGAAAACCGAGTGCTTCGGGCGATTCGAGAAGACAAGCTCAAAGCGATTATTTTCCGTATGGGCAATCTGACAGGCCGGTATTTGGATGGGCATTTTCAGCCCAATATGGCGGAAAACGCATTTTATGCAACGCTAAAAGAGGTTGTGACCTCCGGAGTGGTCTCCGAGAAAATTCTCATGCAAGAGCTGGAATTCTCTCCGGTGGACAGCTCTGCACAGGCAATTTTGCGGCTCCTTTGCAATCCCAAAAGCGAAGGCCGCATCTACCACTTGATGAACCCGAAAACCTTAACGTTAAAAGAACTCATATCCGTTTTTGCCTCACTTGGCATTTTCATTCGTACTCAGAGTTCTGGGAAACGAACCGGGAAAGATGACGTACAGCTAACGGAGGAGTCTGCGTCTGTATATCTCATGCGAGGGGAATTGGCCTATGGCGCCCCCATTCAAATTACAGCGGACTATACAGTCGGATCTCTGCAAAGACTTGGATTTGCTTGGCCTGAAATCGAACAGGGCTATCTTGGCAGGATCCTTGAACATATGAAGAAAAACGAATTTATAGCATAA
- a CDS encoding cell division protein FtsA, which produces MQKDKLKLQPKNMIFALDIGTRSIIGIAGIVENEKLRVIAMEKEEHTERSMVDGQIEDIEQVAKVAAIVKARLENKLRIKLKRVCVAAAGRALKTQSATYELEFNRPQRLDEEIISRLEAGAIGEAEAAFSDDPEVEAGRQFYLVGHTAVQYYMDGYPTSSLLEHKARRVQVDVIATFLPREVVDSLYSTMHKIDLEVASLTLEPIAAMNVVIPKNLRLLNLALVDIGAGTSDIAICKDGGVVGYTIVTIAGDEITETLMKKYLLDFNTAESVKIQLGTQQTVCFTDILGFEQTITQEDMADCIEESASILCREICEQIREVNGAPTSAVFLAGGGSKLSSIQAGIAKYMDMDAKRVAIAGNNFQTYAFSDTYELNDPEYATPLGIAISAGLNLLTDSFHVMLNGVRAKLFRNRTMTILDILMMNGFSYQDIIPQTGRKLMIQINGEQTVYHGTPGEPAKLMKNGKEARISDFVETGDRIDFTPATKGQHARRYLKDLLSEGLSQTVTVNGSIVSRDTLLKMGDMVLIETNQQPEAVVFDLVSVSGSKTNPDEIFEPSIDCDADYESEMNLAPIETDGAAHSIDFLLNHQPVSVPKKTDGSPYYLMDLLERSGLDLEHPTGDVVLRVNGESSSFLQDLKPGDSIEIYYKV; this is translated from the coding sequence ATGCAGAAAGACAAGCTGAAATTACAGCCAAAAAATATGATATTTGCACTGGATATTGGGACCCGCAGCATTATTGGTATTGCAGGTATCGTTGAGAACGAGAAGCTACGAGTCATTGCTATGGAAAAAGAAGAACATACTGAGCGTTCCATGGTTGATGGTCAGATAGAAGATATAGAACAGGTTGCAAAGGTAGCCGCTATCGTGAAAGCACGTTTAGAGAATAAGCTTCGCATTAAGTTAAAAAGAGTATGCGTTGCTGCAGCCGGCCGAGCACTGAAAACTCAGAGTGCAACCTATGAGCTGGAATTTAATCGACCACAACGGCTGGATGAGGAGATCATAAGCCGTCTTGAAGCAGGTGCGATCGGAGAAGCCGAAGCTGCTTTTTCTGATGATCCTGAGGTAGAAGCTGGCCGCCAGTTCTATTTAGTAGGTCATACAGCAGTTCAATATTATATGGACGGTTACCCCACTTCCAGCTTGCTCGAACACAAAGCGCGGCGGGTACAGGTCGACGTTATTGCCACTTTCCTTCCCAGAGAAGTTGTGGATAGCCTTTATTCCACCATGCATAAAATTGATCTGGAAGTTGCGAGCCTTACATTGGAGCCCATTGCTGCCATGAACGTGGTGATTCCCAAAAATCTTCGCCTCCTAAACCTGGCTTTGGTGGATATCGGAGCGGGAACCTCAGACATTGCCATTTGCAAAGACGGAGGCGTCGTAGGCTATACCATCGTCACCATTGCCGGGGACGAGATCACAGAAACTCTGATGAAAAAGTATCTCCTTGATTTCAACACAGCAGAGTCGGTCAAAATACAGCTTGGTACTCAGCAAACTGTTTGCTTTACCGATATCCTAGGCTTCGAGCAGACCATTACACAAGAAGATATGGCAGATTGTATCGAAGAATCCGCATCCATTCTCTGTCGTGAAATTTGTGAGCAGATACGCGAAGTAAATGGTGCTCCAACTTCGGCTGTGTTCTTGGCCGGGGGAGGCAGCAAACTGTCAAGTATACAAGCCGGTATTGCCAAGTATATGGACATGGATGCAAAGCGCGTTGCCATTGCTGGCAACAACTTTCAAACCTACGCTTTTTCAGACACCTACGAGTTGAATGACCCAGAGTATGCCACTCCACTTGGTATCGCAATTTCGGCTGGTCTCAACCTCCTTACAGACAGTTTTCATGTCATGTTAAATGGAGTCCGAGCAAAGCTCTTTCGAAATAGAACCATGACTATTTTAGACATACTCATGATGAATGGCTTTTCCTATCAGGACATCATACCTCAAACAGGCAGAAAGCTGATGATTCAGATCAACGGGGAGCAGACAGTATACCACGGCACTCCCGGAGAGCCCGCAAAGCTGATGAAAAATGGTAAGGAAGCAAGAATTTCTGATTTCGTCGAAACTGGAGACCGCATTGACTTTACACCTGCAACAAAGGGCCAACACGCCCGTCGCTACCTCAAAGATCTGCTGTCTGAGGGTCTTAGCCAGACGGTTACAGTTAATGGCAGTATTGTTTCAAGGGATACGCTCCTTAAAATGGGCGATATGGTATTGATTGAAACAAATCAGCAGCCGGAAGCCGTCGTTTTCGATCTCGTAAGTGTGTCTGGTTCGAAAACCAATCCAGATGAAATATTCGAGCCCAGCATCGACTGTGACGCAGACTATGAATCGGAAATGAACCTAGCTCCGATTGAAACCGACGGGGCTGCTCACTCTATTGATTTCCTATTGAATCACCAGCCTGTCAGTGTTCCGAAAAAAACAGACGGTTCCCCCTATTATCTGATGGATCTGCTGGAACGCTCTGGACTTGATCTTGAGCATCCCACCGGAGATGTCGTTCTTCGTGTCAATGGAGAAAGCAGCTCGTTTCTGCAGGATTTAAAACCTGGTGATTCCATCGAAATATATTATAAAGTCTGA
- a CDS encoding DUF3793 family protein, with the protein MLDHILVEHCSPTLAGLKAANLFRCFISSSLELNQQLELLNSKLNCKGLYFTILRETGSSALILVYRKRLLQAQLEKAGVAEFLAEYGYTNQSVEYCIHRLKSRFSDKGEFPHEIGIFAGYPLEDVVGFIKNSGKNSKFTGCWKVYHNEGEAERLFRKFQKCKDIYAQLFSVGRSIVQLTVAA; encoded by the coding sequence ATGTTAGATCATATTCTTGTCGAACACTGTTCACCTACGCTGGCGGGATTGAAAGCCGCTAATCTATTTCGCTGCTTTATTTCTTCCTCTTTAGAATTAAACCAGCAGCTGGAGCTTTTGAACAGTAAGCTAAATTGCAAGGGGCTGTATTTCACGATATTGAGAGAAACAGGCAGCAGTGCATTGATTTTGGTTTATCGGAAGCGCTTGCTGCAAGCACAGCTTGAGAAAGCTGGGGTCGCCGAGTTTCTTGCGGAGTATGGCTATACCAATCAGTCTGTGGAATACTGCATCCACCGCTTAAAAAGCCGTTTCAGTGATAAAGGGGAGTTTCCTCATGAAATAGGGATCTTTGCAGGCTATCCGCTTGAGGATGTGGTGGGGTTTATCAAAAATAGCGGTAAAAACAGCAAATTCACAGGTTGCTGGAAGGTTTATCACAATGAAGGAGAAGCAGAAAGACTATTCCGTAAATTCCAGAAATGCAAGGATATTTATGCGCAGTTATTCTCTGTAGGAAGGTCAATCGTGCAGCTCACAGTAGCTGCCTGA